One Ricinus communis isolate WT05 ecotype wild-type chromosome 2, ASM1957865v1, whole genome shotgun sequence DNA segment encodes these proteins:
- the LOC8262993 gene encoding beta-1,3-galactosyltransferase 7 isoform X1, with translation MKARASAKVSVKWIPFICVFSFVLGILFSISLKRRAWDPSESNGQQLIAQHRHEQELQLVSEDSTSQKKLSNDKDVMGEVLKTHEAIQSLDKSIAMLQMEIAASRSSQEMNLDGASSVVTPHLEGPPRQKVFMVIGINTAFSSRKRRDSVRETWMPQGEKLVQLEREKGIIIRFMIGHSATSNSILDRAIDSEDAQHKDFLRLEHVEGYHELSAKTKIFFSTAVAKWDAEFYIKVDDDVHVNLGMLAATLARHRSKPRVYIGCMKSGPVLSQKNVKYHEPEYWKFGEEGNKYFRHATGQIYAISKDLATYISINQPILHKFANEDVSLGSWFIGLEIEHIDDRNMCCGTPPDCEWKAQAGSVCVASFDWSCSGICKSVEKMKFVHERCSEGDGAVWGALI, from the exons ATGAAGGCACGAGCCAGTGCTAAAGTCTCTGTGAAATGGATTCCATTTATCTGCGTGTTTTCTTTCGTTCTTGGAATTCTCTTCTCCATCAG TTTGAAACGCAGGGCCTGGGACCCGTCTGAATCTAACGGTCAGCAGCTCATCGCTCAACATCGACATGAACAAGAGTTGCAACTCGTCTCTGAAGATTCTACTTCTCAAAAG AAGCTTTCAAATGATAAAGATGTGATGGGTGAAGTCCTGAAAACACATGAAGCAATCCA ATCACTAGACAAGTCAATTGCAATGCTTCAAATGGAGATAGCAGCATCTAGGAGTTCTCAAGAAATGAACTTGGATGGTGCTTCTTCTGTTGTCACGCCTCATCTTGAGGGCCCACCTAGGCAGAAAGTCTTCATGGTTATTGGGATTAATACAGCTTTTAGTAGTAGAAAAAGGCGTGATTCCGTTCGCGAGACTTGGATGCCTCAAG GGGAGAAGCTTGTTCAATTGGAGCGTGAGAAGGGAATTATTATTCGGTTCATGATTGGCCATAG TGCGACATCCAACAGCATTTTAGATAGAGCCATCGATTCAGAAGATGCTCAGCATAAGGATTTCCTTAGGCTG GAGCATGTTGAAGGATACCACGAATTGTctgcaaaaacaaaaattttcttttccactGCTGTTGCAAAGTGGGATGCTGAATTCTATATCAAGGTGGACGACGATGTTCATGTTAATCTGG GTATGCTGGCTGCTACTCTTGCCCGGCATCGTTCAAAACCCAGGGTGTACATTGGATGTATGAAATCTGGACCTGTTCTTTCTCAAAA GAATGTCAAGTATCATGAACCAGAATATTGGAAATTTGGAGAGGAAGGGAACAAATATTTTCGACACGCAACCGGCCAGATATATGCAATCTCAAAGGATCTCGCCACTTATATCTCCATCAACCA GCCCATATTGCATAAGTTTGCTAATGAAGATGTGTCGCTTGGATCATGGTTTATTGGACTTGAAATTGAGCACATTGATGACCGCAACATGTGCTGTGGGACTCCACCAG ATTGTGAGTGGAAGGCACAGGCAGGTAGTGTATGTGTTGCATCTTTTGACTGGAGCTGTAGTGGAATATGCAAATCGGTGGAGAAGATGAAATTTGTTCATGAAAGGTGCAGCGAAGGGGATGGAGCTGTATGGGGTGCTCTAATTTGA
- the LOC8262993 gene encoding beta-1,3-galactosyltransferase 7 isoform X4, with product MKARASAKVSVKWIPFICVFSFVLGILFSIRAWDPSESNGQQLIAQHRHEQELQLVSEDSTSQKLSNDKDVMGEVLKTHEAIQSLDKSIAMLQMEIAASRSSQEMNLDGASSVVTPHLEGPPRQKVFMVIGINTAFSSRKRRDSVRETWMPQGEKLVQLEREKGIIIRFMIGHSATSNSILDRAIDSEDAQHKDFLRLEHVEGYHELSAKTKIFFSTAVAKWDAEFYIKVDDDVHVNLGMLAATLARHRSKPRVYIGCMKSGPVLSQKNVKYHEPEYWKFGEEGNKYFRHATGQIYAISKDLATYISINQPILHKFANEDVSLGSWFIGLEIEHIDDRNMCCGTPPDCEWKAQAGSVCVASFDWSCSGICKSVEKMKFVHERCSEGDGAVWGALI from the exons ATGAAGGCACGAGCCAGTGCTAAAGTCTCTGTGAAATGGATTCCATTTATCTGCGTGTTTTCTTTCGTTCTTGGAATTCTCTTCTCCATCAG GGCCTGGGACCCGTCTGAATCTAACGGTCAGCAGCTCATCGCTCAACATCGACATGAACAAGAGTTGCAACTCGTCTCTGAAGATTCTACTTCTCAAAAG CTTTCAAATGATAAAGATGTGATGGGTGAAGTCCTGAAAACACATGAAGCAATCCA ATCACTAGACAAGTCAATTGCAATGCTTCAAATGGAGATAGCAGCATCTAGGAGTTCTCAAGAAATGAACTTGGATGGTGCTTCTTCTGTTGTCACGCCTCATCTTGAGGGCCCACCTAGGCAGAAAGTCTTCATGGTTATTGGGATTAATACAGCTTTTAGTAGTAGAAAAAGGCGTGATTCCGTTCGCGAGACTTGGATGCCTCAAG GGGAGAAGCTTGTTCAATTGGAGCGTGAGAAGGGAATTATTATTCGGTTCATGATTGGCCATAG TGCGACATCCAACAGCATTTTAGATAGAGCCATCGATTCAGAAGATGCTCAGCATAAGGATTTCCTTAGGCTG GAGCATGTTGAAGGATACCACGAATTGTctgcaaaaacaaaaattttcttttccactGCTGTTGCAAAGTGGGATGCTGAATTCTATATCAAGGTGGACGACGATGTTCATGTTAATCTGG GTATGCTGGCTGCTACTCTTGCCCGGCATCGTTCAAAACCCAGGGTGTACATTGGATGTATGAAATCTGGACCTGTTCTTTCTCAAAA GAATGTCAAGTATCATGAACCAGAATATTGGAAATTTGGAGAGGAAGGGAACAAATATTTTCGACACGCAACCGGCCAGATATATGCAATCTCAAAGGATCTCGCCACTTATATCTCCATCAACCA GCCCATATTGCATAAGTTTGCTAATGAAGATGTGTCGCTTGGATCATGGTTTATTGGACTTGAAATTGAGCACATTGATGACCGCAACATGTGCTGTGGGACTCCACCAG ATTGTGAGTGGAAGGCACAGGCAGGTAGTGTATGTGTTGCATCTTTTGACTGGAGCTGTAGTGGAATATGCAAATCGGTGGAGAAGATGAAATTTGTTCATGAAAGGTGCAGCGAAGGGGATGGAGCTGTATGGGGTGCTCTAATTTGA
- the LOC8262993 gene encoding beta-1,3-galactosyltransferase 7 isoform X3: MKARASAKVSVKWIPFICVFSFVLGILFSIRAWDPSESNGQQLIAQHRHEQELQLVSEDSTSQKKLSNDKDVMGEVLKTHEAIQSLDKSIAMLQMEIAASRSSQEMNLDGASSVVTPHLEGPPRQKVFMVIGINTAFSSRKRRDSVRETWMPQGEKLVQLEREKGIIIRFMIGHSATSNSILDRAIDSEDAQHKDFLRLEHVEGYHELSAKTKIFFSTAVAKWDAEFYIKVDDDVHVNLGMLAATLARHRSKPRVYIGCMKSGPVLSQKNVKYHEPEYWKFGEEGNKYFRHATGQIYAISKDLATYISINQPILHKFANEDVSLGSWFIGLEIEHIDDRNMCCGTPPDCEWKAQAGSVCVASFDWSCSGICKSVEKMKFVHERCSEGDGAVWGALI; encoded by the exons ATGAAGGCACGAGCCAGTGCTAAAGTCTCTGTGAAATGGATTCCATTTATCTGCGTGTTTTCTTTCGTTCTTGGAATTCTCTTCTCCATCAG GGCCTGGGACCCGTCTGAATCTAACGGTCAGCAGCTCATCGCTCAACATCGACATGAACAAGAGTTGCAACTCGTCTCTGAAGATTCTACTTCTCAAAAG AAGCTTTCAAATGATAAAGATGTGATGGGTGAAGTCCTGAAAACACATGAAGCAATCCA ATCACTAGACAAGTCAATTGCAATGCTTCAAATGGAGATAGCAGCATCTAGGAGTTCTCAAGAAATGAACTTGGATGGTGCTTCTTCTGTTGTCACGCCTCATCTTGAGGGCCCACCTAGGCAGAAAGTCTTCATGGTTATTGGGATTAATACAGCTTTTAGTAGTAGAAAAAGGCGTGATTCCGTTCGCGAGACTTGGATGCCTCAAG GGGAGAAGCTTGTTCAATTGGAGCGTGAGAAGGGAATTATTATTCGGTTCATGATTGGCCATAG TGCGACATCCAACAGCATTTTAGATAGAGCCATCGATTCAGAAGATGCTCAGCATAAGGATTTCCTTAGGCTG GAGCATGTTGAAGGATACCACGAATTGTctgcaaaaacaaaaattttcttttccactGCTGTTGCAAAGTGGGATGCTGAATTCTATATCAAGGTGGACGACGATGTTCATGTTAATCTGG GTATGCTGGCTGCTACTCTTGCCCGGCATCGTTCAAAACCCAGGGTGTACATTGGATGTATGAAATCTGGACCTGTTCTTTCTCAAAA GAATGTCAAGTATCATGAACCAGAATATTGGAAATTTGGAGAGGAAGGGAACAAATATTTTCGACACGCAACCGGCCAGATATATGCAATCTCAAAGGATCTCGCCACTTATATCTCCATCAACCA GCCCATATTGCATAAGTTTGCTAATGAAGATGTGTCGCTTGGATCATGGTTTATTGGACTTGAAATTGAGCACATTGATGACCGCAACATGTGCTGTGGGACTCCACCAG ATTGTGAGTGGAAGGCACAGGCAGGTAGTGTATGTGTTGCATCTTTTGACTGGAGCTGTAGTGGAATATGCAAATCGGTGGAGAAGATGAAATTTGTTCATGAAAGGTGCAGCGAAGGGGATGGAGCTGTATGGGGTGCTCTAATTTGA
- the LOC8262993 gene encoding beta-1,3-galactosyltransferase 7 isoform X2 encodes MKARASAKVSVKWIPFICVFSFVLGILFSISLKRRAWDPSESNGQQLIAQHRHEQELQLVSEDSTSQKLSNDKDVMGEVLKTHEAIQSLDKSIAMLQMEIAASRSSQEMNLDGASSVVTPHLEGPPRQKVFMVIGINTAFSSRKRRDSVRETWMPQGEKLVQLEREKGIIIRFMIGHSATSNSILDRAIDSEDAQHKDFLRLEHVEGYHELSAKTKIFFSTAVAKWDAEFYIKVDDDVHVNLGMLAATLARHRSKPRVYIGCMKSGPVLSQKNVKYHEPEYWKFGEEGNKYFRHATGQIYAISKDLATYISINQPILHKFANEDVSLGSWFIGLEIEHIDDRNMCCGTPPDCEWKAQAGSVCVASFDWSCSGICKSVEKMKFVHERCSEGDGAVWGALI; translated from the exons ATGAAGGCACGAGCCAGTGCTAAAGTCTCTGTGAAATGGATTCCATTTATCTGCGTGTTTTCTTTCGTTCTTGGAATTCTCTTCTCCATCAG TTTGAAACGCAGGGCCTGGGACCCGTCTGAATCTAACGGTCAGCAGCTCATCGCTCAACATCGACATGAACAAGAGTTGCAACTCGTCTCTGAAGATTCTACTTCTCAAAAG CTTTCAAATGATAAAGATGTGATGGGTGAAGTCCTGAAAACACATGAAGCAATCCA ATCACTAGACAAGTCAATTGCAATGCTTCAAATGGAGATAGCAGCATCTAGGAGTTCTCAAGAAATGAACTTGGATGGTGCTTCTTCTGTTGTCACGCCTCATCTTGAGGGCCCACCTAGGCAGAAAGTCTTCATGGTTATTGGGATTAATACAGCTTTTAGTAGTAGAAAAAGGCGTGATTCCGTTCGCGAGACTTGGATGCCTCAAG GGGAGAAGCTTGTTCAATTGGAGCGTGAGAAGGGAATTATTATTCGGTTCATGATTGGCCATAG TGCGACATCCAACAGCATTTTAGATAGAGCCATCGATTCAGAAGATGCTCAGCATAAGGATTTCCTTAGGCTG GAGCATGTTGAAGGATACCACGAATTGTctgcaaaaacaaaaattttcttttccactGCTGTTGCAAAGTGGGATGCTGAATTCTATATCAAGGTGGACGACGATGTTCATGTTAATCTGG GTATGCTGGCTGCTACTCTTGCCCGGCATCGTTCAAAACCCAGGGTGTACATTGGATGTATGAAATCTGGACCTGTTCTTTCTCAAAA GAATGTCAAGTATCATGAACCAGAATATTGGAAATTTGGAGAGGAAGGGAACAAATATTTTCGACACGCAACCGGCCAGATATATGCAATCTCAAAGGATCTCGCCACTTATATCTCCATCAACCA GCCCATATTGCATAAGTTTGCTAATGAAGATGTGTCGCTTGGATCATGGTTTATTGGACTTGAAATTGAGCACATTGATGACCGCAACATGTGCTGTGGGACTCCACCAG ATTGTGAGTGGAAGGCACAGGCAGGTAGTGTATGTGTTGCATCTTTTGACTGGAGCTGTAGTGGAATATGCAAATCGGTGGAGAAGATGAAATTTGTTCATGAAAGGTGCAGCGAAGGGGATGGAGCTGTATGGGGTGCTCTAATTTGA